One Salvia splendens isolate huo1 chromosome 12, SspV2, whole genome shotgun sequence genomic window carries:
- the LOC121758154 gene encoding polygalacturonase-like: MMRIHILSLFYYSRLVLAANPTYNVQSYGAKSDCSKAFLSAWGAACATTAAATIYVPPGRYLLRNAYFSGSLCKNTAITIRIDGTLVAPSDYNAIGNIGSWLKFERVTGVSIYGGTLDGQGTKLWACKNSGNNCPKGATSLAFYNSNNIRINGLVSLNSQMFHILFDGCRNANLANVRVSAPGNSPNTDGIHIHQSSGVTIINSHIATGDDCVSIGPGASNLWIENLGCGPGHGISIGSLGWDMNEAGVKNVTLKTATFTGTENGVRVKTWARPSNGFVTNVVFQHLVMVNDGLANF; this comes from the exons ATGATGAGAATTCATATTCTGTCACTTTTTTACTATTCACGATTGGTTCTTGCAGCCAATCCCACCTACAATGTGCAATCCTATGGCGCAAAATCCGATTGCTCCAAGGCGTTTCTAAGCGCTTGGGGCGCAGCGTGTGCCACCACGGCTGCGGCCACCATATATGTGCCACCGGGGAGGTACCTCTTGCGAAATGCGTATTTCAGTGGCAGTCTGTGCAAAAACACAGCCATAACCATACGTATTGATGGGACTCTTGTAGCTCCCTCTGATTACAATGCAATTGGAAATATTGGGAGCTGGTTGAAGTTTGAAAGGGTCACCGGAGTTTCTATCTACGGCGGAACCCTAGATGGCCAAGGGACCAAATTGTGGGCTTGCAAGAACTCCGGCAACAACTGCCCTAAAGGCGCTACC TCATTAGCATTCTACAATTCGAACAACATACGGATCAACGGTCTAGTGTCGTTGAACAGCCAAATGTTCCACATTCTCTTTGATGGATGCCGAAATGCAAATCTGGCAAACGTGAGAGTATCAGCCCCAGGGAACAGCCCCAACACCGACGGGATTCACATACATCAGTCATCTGGTGTTACCATCATCAATTCACACATCGCCACAGGCGACGACTGCGTCTCCATCGGCCCTGGCGCCTCCAACTTATGGATTGAGAACCTCGGCTGCGGCCCCGGCCACGGGATTAG CATTGGAAGTCTAGGTTGGGATATGAACGAAGCCGGGGTGAAAAATGTGACTTTAAAAACAGCTACATTTACCGGAACCGAAAATGGTGTGAGGGTGAAGACATGGGCAAGGCCTAGCAACGGATTCGTCACAAATGTTGTGTTCCAACATCTAGTCATGGTTaatgatggtttggcgaatttttga